The Nostoc sp. 'Lobaria pulmonaria (5183) cyanobiont' DNA window GGCTCTAGGTTAGTGTGATTAATATTAGCGGGGATAATCATTCGTCCCCGCGCTACTTCCTCACGAATGAGATCGGCCGGGAGATTTTCCCGTTTGGCGACGTAGTGCATTTCTTCGGTGATAACACCTTGGCGGGCGTAGTGCATTTGAGATACATTACTTTGCCCACGTCGTTTAGCAACCCATTCAGTCCGCATATTGTAATTCCTCAATAAACAGCTTCCCTTCGCTGGTATTACCCAGACTCAGGTGTTAAGGGTGTGATCTCAGCCTGGTTATATAGGCACCCCTAGCATGGATGTAGTGTAGCACCTTGGTTATATCTGGGAGCAAAGATGTTAACAATTTATGAGGTAACACAATTTGGGATTTGAGATTGCTAAAGGTTTATGCACGAATTTCATTGGCACAAGGACGACCCTGTTCAACATCGCTAATATTAGCAAAAGTTGTTTCTGCAATATTGTAGAGAGCTTCTGCTGTAAAAAAGGCTTGATGTCCGGTAATGAGTACATTGGGGAACGTTGTCAGACGCTGGAAAATATCATCTTGAATAATTTCCCCAGACAAATCCTCAAAGAACAATTCCGATTCTTGTTCGTAGACATCTACAGCCAGATAGCCAATTTTACCAGACTTCAATCCCTCAATCACTGCTTGGGTATCAATCAGCGCTCCTCGGCTAGTATTAATTAGCATCACACCTGGCTTAATCTTTTCTATAGTTTCAGTGTTAATCAAGTGATGGGTTTCGGGAGTCAGGGGGCAATGCAGGGAGATAATATCGGAGTTGGCAAATAGCTCAGGTAGTTCTACATACTTTCCACCCAGCGCCTCCAATTCTGGATTGCGATAAACGTCATAGGCGAGTAGGTGACAGCCAAACCCCTTCATAATCTGTCCTAAAATCAGACCGATTTTGCCAGTACCGACAATTCCGACTGTGCGCTCATGCAAATTAAATCCCAACAGTCCATCTATAGAAAAATTGCCTTCTCGGACACGGTTATAGGCACGATGAATTTTGCGATTTAAGCTCAAAATCAATCCTACGGCGTGTTCTGCTACCCCATAAGGTGAATAGGCGGGAACACGCACAACGGTAATTCCTAAATCTGCTGTGGCTTGTAAGTCTACATTGTTAAACCCTGCACAGCGAAGGACAACCACGCGAGTTCCCCCTGAGGCGAGAATCTCTAAAGTTGGGGCATCAACCTGGTCATGCACAAATACACAAACCGCCGGAAATCCGGCAGCCAGGATAGCCGTATCTCGATTTAAACGCGGTTCAAAAAAGACTAATTCGTGTTGGATGGGAGAATTTGCAGCTGACAAAAACTGCCGATCGTAGGCTTTTGTACTGAAAACTGCTACTTTCATGCAAGACCTCAGACTTTATGTATGCTGCACGGTGTTCGAGTAGATAATACCTTGACGTTTAGAAAAGCGATGTCTACAACGAGCGTAGCTGCGGCATTTTAAACTTTTTTTAATCGATACTCTAGCAATGGCAGTTAAGCGATCGCACTCCAGCACTCTCAATTAAAAGCTTTTAACGATCGGGTATCATGGGGCGATCGCCTTTCTCAAACCTGACTCATAATTGTTGTAAAGCAGCAGCAGCAGGATTCTTAGCATCATAAACAACAATCACATTAGTTAGTAGGCGTCCGGCGGGGACTAAAATTTTACTGTTAGCAGCAAAGGCTTTCGATGCACCACCATCTAAATTCATTGCTTCGTGACAGTCAATTGGTTTCATTGCTTGCGCTTCTTGCTGTAAAGTTAATCCACTATCGAACTCTTGTACCCAATGACAGATGACGAATGACAAATGACAAATGACAAATGACTAATCATTACCGATATATTATTTTTTACAAACCCTATGGCGTTCTTAGCCAGTTTACAAAAGATGCCCCCACACATAGCACCCTAAAAGATTATATTGATGTGTCTGATGTGTATCCTGTGGGACGCTTAGACTGGGATAGTGAAGGATTGCTGCTGTTAACGAACGATGGACAATTGCAACATCGCCTCGCCCATCCGCGTTTTGGTCATAAACGTACTTACTGGGTACAGGTAGAGCGAATTCCAGATGCAGAAGCTATCAAAAAGTTACAAACAGGTGTAGAAATTCAAGATTACCGCACTCAACCAGCAGAAGTTAAGCTTCTACCAGAAGAACCACAGTTACCCGAACGCACCCCACCGATTAGATTTCGCAAAAATATCCCGACAGCTTGGCTGGAAATGACTTTGACAGAGGGAAAAAACCGCCAAGTACGTCGTATGACTGCGGCTGTCGGGTTTCCGACTTTGCGACTGGTCAGGGTTAGTATAGCTCACCTACAATTAGATGACCTACAATTGGGTCAATGGCGAGACCTCACCGCCTCTGAACTCGATAATTTCAGTAAATCGAAAAGTTTTCCTCCAAAAGCCGCCCGATAATAGGAAGTTGACTTGTGATTAAATCATTAAATAGTGAAGCGATCGCTAATAACTCCAAAGACTCAATCCGCTAGGAATTGCCAAAATTATTAAATTTCTTTATACTGCGAATTACCAGCCAAGCTCCTCCAGAAGATATGAATAACAAGGGTGTTAACCAATCACCCCAACGCACATATAAAGTCTTTGTCTGTCGCCGATAAATTGTTTCAGCATGAGTTTCGTAGGTATTATATCCAGACATCCATAAGGTTCTGCCATGAGGATCTACAAAGGCTGAATATCCAGTATTAGTTGCCCGTGCTGACCAGCGATCGGTTTCAATTGCTCGCATGATATCCTGTGCATGATGCTGGAATGGCATGGATGCAGTGTAATGGGCATCGTTAGAAGAACTGAGGATAAATTGCCCACCCATAGCAGCTTGACGACGAAATTGTTCAGGAAAAGCAGATTCATAACATATACTAGCGATCGCTCGACCAAAAGGAGTGTCAAATAGCTGATTTGCTGAACCAGCAACTTGGTGTGCATCCAAAGGCGACAAGCGTTGAACTATTTTGCCTAAAATTCCTTCAAAGGGAATATATTCTCCCAAAGGTACTAGTTTTGCTTTATCGTAGCGGCTGACAATTTCACCCTTCCTGTTGAAAGTAAACAAGCTAATTGTATAACTGTCTCCCCGTTCGCCAAAAGCCCCAATCCAAGCCACTATGCCTTTTTCCTTCACTGCTGCGACTAAGGCAGTTTCCATCAAGTTGCGTTGAAAAATAGGTAAGGCTCCTTCTGGGGTGAGGACTGCATCTACACCTTGGTCTGCTAAAGTTAAATACCCAGTGGTGTAATTTTCTTGGGCGCGACGAAACCCTTCGGAACTTCGTAAAAGTCGGTTCGGGATATTACCCTGAATAATCCCCACTTTTAAGGCTGCTTCTGGGAGTTGGGCAATGGGACGGCTATATAAGATAAAACCAATCACGTGTAAGGTAATTAATAGTCCTGTGGCGATAACCCAGTATTTATTAACCAACCGCAGAGGCGCAGAGAAGCCAGTGCGCCCTTGCGGTTCCCCGACTTGTTCGCGCAGCGTCTCCCTTAGGAGAAGCAACTGGCGCGACACAGAGGAAATTCTCTCTGCCTCTGTGCGGTTCATCCATCCTTCAGCAAGTAACCCATTAACAGCAACTATTGTTGCTGTCACACTATTAGGCCCAGAGAGTTGACCCAAATGTACAATTACGAGATTGTGCGGACTTTGGGTGTAAGCAAGAGAACTCCACCACAAAGGCCCGGCACTCCATAGACTCTCTAAACCGCACCAGACGGCTGTACCAATCAGTATACGTAGCCACGGTTTTTGCCCAACCAGGCGAACTATTACAGCCGCCCAAATAGTAAGGAATACCCCTCCCAAAACACTGATAAATCCCCAACAAAAAAGAGTGATTGCCAAACTTGGCAACCACGGAACGCCCAACCAAGTCATCGGATGAATTCCGGTAATCCACCATAGGGCGACACCGTGATAACCGATACCCCACAAGAAAGCAGGAGGGAATTGGTTTTTGCCTTTGGCTGAAGTGACAACTAGCACCCATAAGGGAATTAGAGCAATCCAAGCCAAGAACCATGCGCCGACAGGGGCGACGGTTAGCCCCATTAGAATGCCGCTAGCTAAGGCAATCAAGTAAGGGAGTAAGGCGGTTAACCTCTCCCCCTGCTTTTTATTCTGCTTCTTCTGCATCGCCAGCATCAGGTGGAACTATTGCTACTCCAGTAATGGCGTCGTCTTCATCTAAACGCTGCACTCTGACCCCAGTTGCCGATCGCGATTGGATCGAAATCGCATTCACCGCTTGACGGATGATAATACCGCGATTTGTCACCATCATAATTTCATCAGCATCATTGTTGACAATGCGTAGGGTTGCCAACTTATCTTTGTTTTTGCGGTTTTTGAACTTGGTTGCCATTAAACCCTGACCAGCACGATTTTGCAGTCGGAATTGGGCAACTGGTACGCGCTTACCATATCCTCCCATTGTAATTACCAACACCCAAGGGCCAACTACGCCACTGCTAGGCACTTCTACTGACTCTTCATTAATTTCGGTAATTTCGATATCTTCTGTTTCAATTGTTTCGATATCTTCAGTTTCTGCTTCTGTAACATCCAAAGTTTCCAGAATTGCTGCGGGGAGAATATCCATACCCACAAGTTCATCTTTATTTTTGAGTTTCATGGCTTTTACCCCACGAGTCGCCCTACTTAAAGGACGCAGTTGTTCGTGGTTACACCGGAAGTGAATCGCCATCCCGTTACGAGAACCAATGATTACACTGTCCTCGACTTTAGCGCGTCGCACCCAGCGCAGTTGGTCGCCTTCTTCTAAGGAAATAGCAATCAAACCATTGGCGCGAATGTGACTAAAGGCTGCCAATTCGGTTTTCTTGATATTGCCACCTTTGGTAAGCATGACCAGATATTCTTCGTTGCTAAACTCGTCAACAGGTACAATCGAAGTGATTTTTTCCTCTTTGGGAATCGGTAGCATCTGGACGATTGGTGTCCCGCGACTGGTACGCGAACTCGCTGGAATTTGATAAGCTCTCAGGCAATAAACAACACCACGCTCACTAAAGAATAAAATACTGTCGTGATCGCAGCAAGTCAAAAAATGCTCAATAGTATCATCATCCTTCACCTTGGCTGCGGCTTTACCTCTAGTTGCACGGCTTTGGGCTTCAAAGGTGTTAACTGGCATCCGTTTGATGTAGCCTTGTTCTGTCACCAGAATTATCGCTTTTTCATTGGCAATGAGGTCGCGATCGTCTAATTCACCTTCCCCTGGTAAAATCACTGTGCGGCGGGGTGTGGCAAAGCTAGTTTTTAGTTGCGCGACTTCGGTTTCAATGATTTCTAGCACTCTCTCCCGGCGTGCCAGAATATCTTGCAAGTCGGTAATTTTCGCTTGTAATTCTTCGTGTTCCAGACGAATTTTGTCTGCTTCTAAGGCAGTCAAGCGCCGCAATTGCATTTGCAAAATCGCATCTGCTTGCACTTCTGAGAGTCCGTAAGTTGTGATTAATTCGCCTTTAGCTGTGGGTGCATCGGGAGCATGACGAATCAAGACAATAATCGGATCTAACTGAGCTAGGGCAATTAATAACCCTTGCAGGAGATGGTCGCGTTCTTCGGCTTTCCGCAGTTCGTAGCGGGTGCGTCTGGCAATGGATTCAATACGGAAATCTAAGAAAACGCTTAAAAACTGCTTGAGGGTGAGTACTTGGGGTTCGCTATTCACCAACGCCAGCATATTCGCGCCGAAGTTGGCTTGCAGTGGCGTTTGCTTGTAAAGGTTGTTCAGCACGACGCGGGGATAAGCATCACGCTTGAGTTCGATCACAATTCGCATCCCGTCGCGATCGCTTTCATCCCGGATATCTGCAATCCCTTCTAGACGCTTTTCGTTCACCATTTCGGCGATTTTTTCAATCAGCGCCGCTTTGTTGGTTTGATAGGGCAATTCGGTGATGATAATTGCTTCTCTATCTGGGCGTCCCCGTTGTTCAACGGTTTCAATGTTAGCTACACCACGCATGGTGATGGAACCACGCCCTGTAGTGTAAGCTTCTCGAATGGCAGATGTCCCCAAAATTTGCGCCCCAGTCGGAAAATCTGGGCCGTGGACATACTGCATTAATTCGAGATCAGTGATTTCTGGATTGTGGATTACTGCCACCAAAGCATCAATCAATTCGCCCAAATTGTGGGGGGGAATGTTGGTGGCCATGCCTACGGCAATTCCAGAGGAACCGTTAAGCAATAACTGGGGAATCCGTGCTGGTAAAACTGTGGGTTCTTGCTGGGAACCGTCGAAGTTATCGGCAAAGTCTACGGTTTCTAATTCGATGTCGTGGAGTAGACCAGCACTAGTTAAAGCTTGCAAGCGGCATTCTGTATACCGCATCGCGGCTGGCGGATCGTTGTCTACCGAACCAAAGTTACCATGCCCGTTAACTAGGGGCGATCGCATGGAAAAATCCTGCGCCATCCGCACCAAGGCATCATATACTGCCGTGTCACCGTGGGGGTGATATTTACCCAGCACTTCCCCGACCACACGGGCGCATTTCTTAAAAGGGCGATCGTGGAGCAGACCTAGCTCGTGCATTGCGTAGAGAATGCGGCGATGCACAGGTTTTAGACCATCCCTGGCATCTGGCAACGCCCGACCCACTATCACGCTCATGGCGTATTCCAGATAAGACTGCGACATTTCGGTTCGCAAGTCTATCGGGATAATCCTCTCCTGTGAGGTTGTCATAACCTAAAAATCTCCAAAAATCGTAGATTTTAGCTTTTTTACTCAACAAAGCGCAAAATTATTCTAAATTGCTCTTGAATAATTGCTATAATTTGATACAATTCTATCATATATTGCTTTTTTCTGCCTGGGCAGCTAACTCAGGCGCTTGTTCGATGCGTAGCTTCTCTCTAAGATTTGAGTTGAGATGCAATCAGAGGAACTTTAGGGGCAAGAAAAAATCCAATCAAACTGGCAAAAAGGATTGGCGTAAAGGGACTCAAGTTTGTCAGTTTTGACAGTAGTAAAGTCGTACTTATTGGTGTACGCGTTACGGCTGCGTTGATAGCCGCCATTGTACAAATCATCGCTAAGGCAGGATCGAGTGCTGGAATTAAGACTGCTACTGCTTTACCAATGCAAGCACCAGTGAAAATAGGGGAATGATCAATCCACGGCGCCACCCACCTGTTACTGTAATGCTAATGGCAGCCATTTTCCCAAGAGCTAGAGTTAAGAGAAAAACAGCACTAAAGTTAGCAGTCAGGACTGAATATAACTCTTCATGTCCAACAATAACGCGTGAGGGGTAATAAAACTGCTAAACTGCCAAGTCCCACTCCTGCTAGTGTTGTGTGTACATAAATAGGAACAGGAGTTGGTGCAAAGATGCCCAGACGTGAAACAGCTTGCCAAAAGGCATCGCAGCTGCGAAAAATACCCATAAAAATCCATCCCGCCACCGCCCCGATAATTCCAAACGCGATCGCGATCGCAAAATCATCAATCCTTTCTAAGTGATACTGAGGAGAAATGCCAAGTGGGGCAATACCCAAATGTGTAATTGCTGCAAATACCAGATAGCTAGCGCAACTCGAAACAATGGCTGGCATTAAGGCTTCGTAATATTCCACAATATGCTCGTGGTGCAGAATCTCCAAAGCGAACATTGCACCGCCAAGAGGTGCGCCAAACAAGGCAGTGAAACCAGCTGCCATTGCTGCTAAACTCATGGTTCTGAGGTCTTCACCTTGGAGCTTTAAGCGATCGGCAACCCAAGTACCAAAAGAACCTGTTACCTGTACCAGTGCTGCTTCTGGACCAGCACTACCGCCTGCCGAGATGCTGACTAGAGAAGCAAGAATCATAATACTAATACGGATGATTGCCCATATTGGTGGCTTTTTGGGTCGCAAAGGTGATGGTGAACCTGGTGTGAAAACCATTTGGCGCGGGCTGAGGCGATTACACGATATTGCCGCCACTTGGAAATTTCTCTACCCCGATTCTCTTAAGACATCTTTGTAGTTAACGATCGCACTAGAATTTACTGCATTTTCTGTCTCTAAAGTCAATCCTCCTGTTGTTATTTACTTCTATTATCCCCGCAGAGTCTGACTTACAGCCATGTTAAGAAGTATCTGGGTAATGCATAGGATGGTTTGGGGAGGAGATTAAGGGGTAGGGTTCTCCGGCTTTAATAAGTAATCAAGCGAATATGATACAAGTGGGTATTGACCACTCAAAAGGAATCGCATAAAAAAACCCCTAGCATTTCTACTAGGGGTGGGAAATAATACCATTTCACTTGATGTTTGTCTGAGATGACCCTGTTTGTGCCTCCGCTCTACGCAAGAGGCTGGAGTGTTTCTCAAATATTACAGTAAAAAGCGATCGGGTATAAAATTAGCCAACATTTGCCAAGAGCAATTCTCGTTTTTCTAATTTTTGTACTCTCACTTGAGAGTCATCATCAACATCGATAAGGGCTGTGTCTCCATCTGTAATTTCACCAGACAGCATTGCTTCAGCGAGAGAATCTTCTAGAAGGCGCATAATTGCCCGACGTAATGGCCTAGCGCCATAGCTGGGGTTATAACCCTCTTGTACCACAAGCTCTTTGAAGCGATCGCTAACTTCTAAGATAATTCCTTTTTCTGTCAAGCGATTAGCAACATCGCGGAGCATAATTTCAGCGATTTGCTTAACTTCATCCTTAGAAAGCTGGGTGAAGACGATAATCTCATCAAGACGGTTGAGGAACTCAGGACGGAAGTAAGCTTTCAATTCCTCATTTACCAAGGTGCGGATGCGGTTATAACTAGCGTCGGCTTGAGTGTCGAAGTCAAAACCTAAACCACTACCACCTTTTTCAATCACCTTGGAACCGATGTTAGAAGTCAAAATGATCAGCGTGTTCTTGAAGTCCACTTTCCGACCTTTTGCATCCGTAAGATGACCGTCATCCAAGAGTTGCAGCAGCATATTGAATACATCGGGGTGTGCTTTTTCGATTTCGTCGAATAGCAACACTGAGTATGGTTTCCGGCGCACGGCTTCTGTAAGTTGTCCGCCTTCGTCGTATCCGACATAACCAGGAGGCGAACCAATCAGCTTGGCGACGGTGTGGCTTTCCATGTATTCGGACATATCTAAGCGAATCATGGAGTCTTCCGCACCGAAGAAGTAGGCAGCTAACGCCTTCGCCAATTCTGTTTTACCGACTCCAGTGGGCCCAGAGAAGATAAAACTAGCAATGGGACGATTGGGATTTTTCAAGCCGACACGGGCGCGACGGATACCGCGAGATACAGCCGAGACTGCTTGCTCTTGTCCGATGAGCCGCTGATGTAGAGTGTCTTCTAGGTGTAGGAGCAACTCTGACTCAGATTCAGTAAGTTTGTTGACTGGTACACCAGTCCAAGAGGCAACGATTTGAGCGATGTCTTCTTCGTCAACTACAGTCGAGTTGACAGGTTGCTCGTTTGGTGTAAACGTTGCTTGCAGTTGTTCTGCGAGTTTTAACTCTTGGTCGCGCAGTTGTGTAGCTTTGTCAAAATCTTGGACTCTGACTGCTGCTTCTTTTTCTTTGGTGACACCAGCGAGTTCACGCTTGAGTTCTTTATTCGGAGAACTTTGGGAGTTCCGCAAACGAACGCGAGAACCAGCTTCATCAATCAAGTCTATTGCCTTATCGGGCAAGAAGCGATCGCTAATATAGCGGTCTGATAATTCTGCTGCTGCGACAAGTGCCGCATCCAAAATTGTGACTTTGTGGTGTTGTTCGTAAGCGCCGCGCAAGCCGTAGAGAATTTGTACGGTTTCCTCTACTGAGGGTTCCCCAACCTTAATCGGCTGGAAACGACGCTCTAGGGCGGCATCACGCTCGATGTGCTTACGATACTCATCAAGGGTAGTTGCGCCGATGCACTGGAGTTCACCTCGTGCTAAGGCAGGTTTGAGGATGTTGGCTGCATCCAAGCCACCTTCTGTACCACCAGCACCAACCAAGGTGTGAATTTCGTCAATCACCAAGATGATATTGCCCACAGTGCGGACTTCTTCCACGACTTTTTTGATGCGTTCTTCAAAATCGCCACGGAAGCGAGTTCCAGCTACCAATGATCCCATATCGAGGCTGATAACTTGCTTGTCTTGCAAATTTTCGGGAACATCCTGGTTGATAATCCGTTGAGCTAGACCTTCTGCGATCGCAGTTTTACCAACTCCTGGTTCTCCAATCAACACTGGGTTATTCTTAGTGCGGCGACCGAGAATTTGGATTGCCCGCTCAATTTCCTTCTCGCGACCAACTACGGGGTCGAGTCTGCCTTCTTGGGCTAATTTGGTCAAATTTCTGCCAAATTCTTCCATTGTTAGCGGTTGGGTACGCTTTTGACTACCACTACCAGCAAAAGCTGGTGCATTTTCACCCAAACGGCGAACTATGGCACTGCGGACACTCTTGAAGTCAACCCCTAGATTTTGCAGGACTTTGGCGGCGACACCTTCACCAGCCTCGGTTAATCCTAAGAGTAAGTGTTCAGTGTTAATGTAATTCTGTCCTAGACTGTGAGCTTCTTTAAACGATTGCTCAAAGAGGCTTTTCACCTTAGGAGTAAAAGGAATTTCTGGTGGTACAAAGCCAGAACCCCTACCAATAATTTTTTCTACCTCGCGACGTGCATCTTTGAGGGTAACGCCTAATTCGGCCAGCACTTTAGCAGCAACCCCAGTTCCTTCTCCCATCAAACCCAGGAGAATTTGTTCAGTTCCTACGAAATTGTGTCCCAGGCGACGTGCTTCCTCCTGAGCTAACATAATTACTCTAATGGCTTCGGAAGTGAAGTGTTCAAACATAATGGGTTATTGCTCCCTCGCTGCTTGGACTTTGGGTGAGATATAAATTCACCCTCATCTAAAGTTTTTTGTATTTTCTTAAGGACTAATGTAACTTTATTTAAAGTTAAGTGGCAGTGGTGAGAGCCGTAAGACATCAGGTGTACTTGCCGTCTAGTGGGAGTGCTGAGTGGAGTACGTAGAAAATCAAGAGTTGCAAAGTTGACAGTTAAGCTTTTGGTATTTGACAATTTTCTTTTGTCTGTCCTGT harbors:
- a CDS encoding 2-hydroxyacid dehydrogenase, whose translation is MKVAVFSTKAYDRQFLSAANSPIQHELVFFEPRLNRDTAILAAGFPAVCVFVHDQVDAPTLEILASGGTRVVVLRCAGFNNVDLQATADLGITVVRVPAYSPYGVAEHAVGLILSLNRKIHRAYNRVREGNFSIDGLLGFNLHERTVGIVGTGKIGLILGQIMKGFGCHLLAYDVYRNPELEALGGKYVELPELFANSDIISLHCPLTPETHHLINTETIEKIKPGVMLINTSRGALIDTQAVIEGLKSGKIGYLAVDVYEQESELFFEDLSGEIIQDDIFQRLTTFPNVLITGHQAFFTAEALYNIAETTFANISDVEQGRPCANEIRA
- a CDS encoding phosphodiester glycosidase family protein produces the protein MSFVICHWVQEFDSGLTLQQEAQAMKPIDCHEAMNLDGGASKAFAANSKILVPAGRLLTNVIVVYDAKNPAAAALQQL
- a CDS encoding rRNA large subunit pseudouridine synthase E translates to MTNHYRYIIFYKPYGVLSQFTKDAPTHSTLKDYIDVSDVYPVGRLDWDSEGLLLLTNDGQLQHRLAHPRFGHKRTYWVQVERIPDAEAIKKLQTGVEIQDYRTQPAEVKLLPEEPQLPERTPPIRFRKNIPTAWLEMTLTEGKNRQVRRMTAAVGFPTLRLVRVSIAHLQLDDLQLGQWRDLTASELDNFSKSKSFPPKAAR
- the lnt gene encoding apolipoprotein N-acyltransferase — encoded protein: MQKKQNKKQGERLTALLPYLIALASGILMGLTVAPVGAWFLAWIALIPLWVLVVTSAKGKNQFPPAFLWGIGYHGVALWWITGIHPMTWLGVPWLPSLAITLFCWGFISVLGGVFLTIWAAVIVRLVGQKPWLRILIGTAVWCGLESLWSAGPLWWSSLAYTQSPHNLVIVHLGQLSGPNSVTATIVAVNGLLAEGWMNRTEAERISSVSRQLLLLRETLREQVGEPQGRTGFSAPLRLVNKYWVIATGLLITLHVIGFILYSRPIAQLPEAALKVGIIQGNIPNRLLRSSEGFRRAQENYTTGYLTLADQGVDAVLTPEGALPIFQRNLMETALVAAVKEKGIVAWIGAFGERGDSYTISLFTFNRKGEIVSRYDKAKLVPLGEYIPFEGILGKIVQRLSPLDAHQVAGSANQLFDTPFGRAIASICYESAFPEQFRRQAAMGGQFILSSSNDAHYTASMPFQHHAQDIMRAIETDRWSARATNTGYSAFVDPHGRTLWMSGYNTYETHAETIYRRQTKTLYVRWGDWLTPLLFISSGGAWLVIRSIKKFNNFGNS
- the gyrA gene encoding DNA topoisomerase (ATP-hydrolyzing) subunit A; this encodes MTTSQERIIPIDLRTEMSQSYLEYAMSVIVGRALPDARDGLKPVHRRILYAMHELGLLHDRPFKKCARVVGEVLGKYHPHGDTAVYDALVRMAQDFSMRSPLVNGHGNFGSVDNDPPAAMRYTECRLQALTSAGLLHDIELETVDFADNFDGSQQEPTVLPARIPQLLLNGSSGIAVGMATNIPPHNLGELIDALVAVIHNPEITDLELMQYVHGPDFPTGAQILGTSAIREAYTTGRGSITMRGVANIETVEQRGRPDREAIIITELPYQTNKAALIEKIAEMVNEKRLEGIADIRDESDRDGMRIVIELKRDAYPRVVLNNLYKQTPLQANFGANMLALVNSEPQVLTLKQFLSVFLDFRIESIARRTRYELRKAEERDHLLQGLLIALAQLDPIIVLIRHAPDAPTAKGELITTYGLSEVQADAILQMQLRRLTALEADKIRLEHEELQAKITDLQDILARRERVLEIIETEVAQLKTSFATPRRTVILPGEGELDDRDLIANEKAIILVTEQGYIKRMPVNTFEAQSRATRGKAAAKVKDDDTIEHFLTCCDHDSILFFSERGVVYCLRAYQIPASSRTSRGTPIVQMLPIPKEEKITSIVPVDEFSNEEYLVMLTKGGNIKKTELAAFSHIRANGLIAISLEEGDQLRWVRRAKVEDSVIIGSRNGMAIHFRCNHEQLRPLSRATRGVKAMKLKNKDELVGMDILPAAILETLDVTEAETEDIETIETEDIEITEINEESVEVPSSGVVGPWVLVITMGGYGKRVPVAQFRLQNRAGQGLMATKFKNRKNKDKLATLRIVNNDADEIMMVTNRGIIIRQAVNAISIQSRSATGVRVQRLDEDDAITGVAIVPPDAGDAEEAE
- a CDS encoding ATP-dependent Clp protease ATP-binding subunit, whose amino-acid sequence is MFEHFTSEAIRVIMLAQEEARRLGHNFVGTEQILLGLMGEGTGVAAKVLAELGVTLKDARREVEKIIGRGSGFVPPEIPFTPKVKSLFEQSFKEAHSLGQNYINTEHLLLGLTEAGEGVAAKVLQNLGVDFKSVRSAIVRRLGENAPAFAGSGSQKRTQPLTMEEFGRNLTKLAQEGRLDPVVGREKEIERAIQILGRRTKNNPVLIGEPGVGKTAIAEGLAQRIINQDVPENLQDKQVISLDMGSLVAGTRFRGDFEERIKKVVEEVRTVGNIILVIDEIHTLVGAGGTEGGLDAANILKPALARGELQCIGATTLDEYRKHIERDAALERRFQPIKVGEPSVEETVQILYGLRGAYEQHHKVTILDAALVAAAELSDRYISDRFLPDKAIDLIDEAGSRVRLRNSQSSPNKELKRELAGVTKEKEAAVRVQDFDKATQLRDQELKLAEQLQATFTPNEQPVNSTVVDEEDIAQIVASWTGVPVNKLTESESELLLHLEDTLHQRLIGQEQAVSAVSRGIRRARVGLKNPNRPIASFIFSGPTGVGKTELAKALAAYFFGAEDSMIRLDMSEYMESHTVAKLIGSPPGYVGYDEGGQLTEAVRRKPYSVLLFDEIEKAHPDVFNMLLQLLDDGHLTDAKGRKVDFKNTLIILTSNIGSKVIEKGGSGLGFDFDTQADASYNRIRTLVNEELKAYFRPEFLNRLDEIIVFTQLSKDEVKQIAEIMLRDVANRLTEKGIILEVSDRFKELVVQEGYNPSYGARPLRRAIMRLLEDSLAEAMLSGEITDGDTALIDVDDDSQVRVQKLEKRELLLANVG